In one window of Leifsonia sp. NPDC080035 DNA:
- a CDS encoding O-antigen ligase family protein — protein sequence MSRPSVLSATVDAARRSSGTGVSVFASLLLFTLFAGDFWRNLISWPGYFILAGLLAAGSIVLLVRMRPAFSWRKAPKTLLLFLLLAIVSIAWSAYPGASALGVLATLATTAGAVFLALCLGWAGLLTALGNAFRWILGLSLLFEFIVAVFVRHPVLPLTPAQPVPPGHLPQAFYWSRGLLFHGGQIQGIVGNSNLLAMIALLALIVFGIQLADRTVRRGSAIAWLVVAVLTLALTRSSTVIVAGLVTAVVLGFALWTRRAGPERRTPVYLTAGALLVVVVVLGSVFASRIPALLGKSEDLTGRLDIWDKVIGLAQQRPAFGWGWVSYWAPWTAPFKNLAERGGVVYLQAHNAWLDVWLQLGILGLVVFILLVLSTLWRSWFTAVDRPRAAVVDDIPYTALTLLPLLVIAALIAQSFAESRILIEAGWTLLVVLSVKTKRSAP from the coding sequence GTGAGTAGACCGTCCGTGCTGAGCGCCACCGTCGACGCCGCGCGCCGGTCGTCCGGCACCGGAGTGTCGGTGTTCGCGTCCCTCCTGCTGTTCACCCTGTTCGCCGGCGACTTCTGGCGCAACCTGATCAGCTGGCCGGGGTACTTCATCCTCGCCGGCCTGCTGGCGGCGGGGAGCATCGTCCTCCTCGTCCGAATGCGTCCCGCGTTCTCGTGGCGGAAGGCGCCGAAAACGCTGCTCCTCTTCCTTCTGCTCGCGATCGTCTCGATCGCGTGGTCGGCGTACCCGGGGGCGAGCGCGCTCGGCGTCCTCGCGACCCTGGCGACGACGGCCGGGGCGGTCTTCCTCGCCCTGTGCCTCGGCTGGGCGGGCCTGCTCACGGCGCTCGGCAACGCGTTCCGCTGGATCCTCGGGCTCTCACTGCTGTTCGAGTTCATCGTCGCGGTCTTCGTCCGCCATCCGGTCCTGCCGCTCACGCCCGCGCAGCCGGTTCCCCCCGGCCACCTCCCGCAGGCCTTCTACTGGAGCCGCGGCCTGCTTTTCCACGGCGGACAGATCCAGGGCATCGTCGGCAACAGCAACCTGCTGGCGATGATCGCGCTGCTCGCCCTCATCGTCTTCGGAATCCAGCTCGCCGACCGCACCGTCCGGCGCGGCTCGGCTATCGCGTGGCTGGTCGTCGCCGTTCTCACCCTCGCCCTCACCCGCTCGTCGACGGTGATCGTCGCCGGGCTCGTCACCGCCGTCGTGCTCGGCTTCGCCCTCTGGACGCGTCGAGCAGGGCCCGAGCGCCGCACGCCGGTCTACCTCACCGCCGGGGCGCTGCTCGTGGTAGTCGTCGTGCTCGGCTCGGTGTTCGCCTCCCGCATCCCCGCCCTGCTTGGCAAGAGCGAGGACCTCACCGGACGCCTGGACATCTGGGACAAGGTGATCGGCCTCGCGCAGCAGCGGCCCGCGTTCGGCTGGGGCTGGGTGAGCTACTGGGCGCCCTGGACCGCACCGTTCAAGAACCTCGCCGAGCGCGGCGGCGTCGTCTACCTGCAGGCGCACAACGCCTGGCTCGACGTGTGGCTGCAGCTCGGCATCCTCGGCCTGGTCGTCTTCATCCTGCTGGTGCTGTCCACCCTCTGGCGGTCGTGGTTCACCGCGGTCGACCGGCCGCGAGCGGCAGTGGTCGACGACATCCCCTACACGGCGCTGACGCTCCTTCCGCTGCTCGTGATCGCCGCCCTCATCGCCCAGAGCTTCGCCGAGAGTCGCATCCTCATCGAGGCGGGATGGACGCTGCTCGTCGTGCTCTCCGTCAAGACCAAGCGATCCGCGCCGTAG
- the manA gene encoding mannose-6-phosphate isomerase, class I, producing MFVRIGNTPRDYAWGSTTAIAGLLGTRPSGGPEAELWLGAHPGSPSRILDPAQADGATDLASWPVTAGRLPYLLKVLAADGPLSLQAHPSPEQARAGFDRENAAGLAADSPERNYKDPFHKPELIFALSDPFDALCGFRDPALSRVALEELGDAPAIRTFAATLDGEPGAVLRRATEWLLGGSPEVGELVTAVVQAAADREGQTADTVRMLSAAFPGDPGIVLALLLNRVALSPGQVLYLPAGNIHAYLRGLGIELMAASDNVLRGGLTPKRIDVPELVSVLDFSPIAATPLPPERPAPGVEEFRPDVPDFALDHIEVGGDVASAEVSLTGTAIALCTAGAVELTGAAGAVHLDRGDAVVVADESRLTVGGGAGTLFLAMPNR from the coding sequence ATGTTTGTGCGCATCGGCAACACCCCGCGGGACTACGCCTGGGGGTCGACCACGGCGATCGCCGGTCTCCTCGGCACGCGACCGAGCGGCGGACCGGAGGCGGAGCTGTGGCTCGGAGCGCATCCCGGGTCGCCCTCGCGCATCCTCGACCCCGCCCAGGCGGACGGCGCGACGGACCTTGCGTCCTGGCCGGTCACCGCGGGCAGGCTGCCGTACCTGCTCAAGGTGCTCGCGGCCGACGGCCCACTCTCGCTGCAGGCCCACCCGTCCCCCGAGCAGGCCCGAGCAGGCTTCGACCGCGAGAACGCGGCGGGCCTGGCTGCGGACTCGCCCGAGCGCAACTACAAGGACCCGTTCCACAAGCCGGAGCTGATCTTCGCACTGTCCGACCCCTTCGACGCGCTCTGCGGCTTCCGCGACCCCGCCCTCAGCCGGGTCGCGCTGGAGGAGCTCGGCGACGCTCCCGCGATCAGGACGTTCGCGGCCACCCTCGACGGGGAGCCGGGCGCGGTGCTGCGCCGGGCGACCGAGTGGCTGCTCGGCGGATCCCCCGAGGTCGGCGAGCTGGTGACCGCCGTCGTCCAGGCCGCAGCCGACCGCGAAGGTCAGACGGCGGACACCGTGCGGATGCTGTCCGCTGCGTTTCCCGGCGACCCCGGCATCGTGCTCGCGCTGCTGCTCAACCGGGTCGCCCTCTCGCCGGGGCAGGTGCTCTACCTGCCGGCGGGGAACATCCACGCGTACCTGCGCGGCCTCGGGATCGAGCTGATGGCCGCGTCCGACAACGTGCTGCGCGGCGGCCTCACCCCGAAGCGGATCGACGTGCCGGAGCTCGTGAGCGTGCTCGACTTCTCCCCCATCGCCGCGACGCCTCTGCCGCCCGAGCGGCCGGCCCCCGGCGTGGAGGAGTTCCGGCCGGACGTCCCCGACTTCGCGCTCGACCACATCGAGGTCGGCGGCGACGTGGCGAGCGCCGAGGTGAGCCTGACCGGGACGGCGATCGCGCTCTGCACGGCCGGGGCGGTCGAGCTGACCGGCGCAGCGGGAGCGGTGCACCTCGACCGCGGGGACGCCGTCGTCGTCGCGGACGAGAGCCGCCTCACCGTCGGCGGAGGGGCCGGGACCCTCTTCCTCGCCATGCCGAACCGGTGA
- a CDS encoding acyl-CoA dehydrogenase family protein yields MSFESLASDFYGFEDLLTEREKDFLVTLRGALETEIKPIVNEYWEKAEFPHHIVEVLHRNGAIGLGFPETAPFENSAVFRGWVALELARVDASVSTYVGVQNGLALGAIGVCGSQEQRDEWLPKLTSGEVIGAFGLTEPTSGSDSAQGLQTVATRDGDDWILNGSKRWIGNATFSDITIIWAKSAEDGQVKGFIVPTGTPGYTATKIEGKQSLRMVQNADIVLEDVRVPESLRLQNANSFRDTAAVLRLTRAEVAWAAVGVAIGAYEAALKYSKERVQFGKPIAKHQLVQDHLVKSIGDITASIALCTRVSQMLDDGIQRDEHSALAKAFATVRMRETVARCREVLGGNGIVLEYDVARFFADAEALYSYEGTREMNTLIVGRAITGEAAFV; encoded by the coding sequence ATGTCCTTCGAATCCCTCGCCAGTGACTTCTACGGCTTCGAGGACCTCCTCACCGAGCGTGAGAAGGACTTCCTCGTCACCCTTCGCGGCGCGCTGGAGACCGAGATCAAGCCCATCGTCAACGAGTACTGGGAGAAGGCGGAGTTCCCGCACCACATCGTCGAGGTGCTGCACCGCAACGGAGCCATCGGGCTCGGTTTCCCCGAGACGGCGCCGTTCGAGAACTCGGCGGTGTTCCGCGGCTGGGTGGCGTTGGAGCTCGCCCGCGTCGACGCGTCGGTGAGCACGTACGTGGGCGTCCAGAACGGTCTGGCGCTCGGCGCGATCGGCGTGTGCGGATCGCAGGAGCAGCGCGACGAGTGGCTGCCGAAGCTGACCAGCGGCGAGGTGATCGGCGCGTTCGGCCTGACAGAGCCGACGTCCGGATCCGACTCCGCACAGGGCCTGCAGACCGTCGCGACGCGCGACGGCGACGACTGGATCCTGAACGGGTCCAAGCGCTGGATCGGCAACGCCACCTTCAGCGACATCACGATCATCTGGGCCAAGAGCGCCGAGGACGGCCAGGTGAAGGGCTTCATCGTCCCGACCGGCACCCCCGGGTACACGGCGACGAAGATCGAGGGCAAGCAGTCCCTCCGGATGGTGCAGAACGCCGACATCGTGCTCGAGGACGTGCGGGTGCCGGAGTCGCTGCGGCTGCAGAACGCGAACAGCTTCCGCGACACCGCGGCCGTGCTCCGGCTCACCCGCGCCGAGGTCGCGTGGGCGGCGGTCGGCGTCGCGATCGGGGCGTACGAGGCCGCGCTGAAGTACTCGAAGGAGCGCGTGCAGTTCGGCAAGCCGATCGCGAAGCACCAGCTCGTGCAGGACCACCTCGTGAAGTCCATCGGCGACATCACCGCGTCCATCGCGCTCTGCACCCGCGTCTCGCAGATGCTCGACGACGGCATCCAGCGCGACGAGCACTCGGCGCTGGCCAAGGCGTTCGCCACCGTCAGGATGCGCGAGACGGTGGCGCGCTGTCGCGAGGTCCTGGGCGGCAACGGCATCGTCCTCGAGTACGACGTCGCCCGCTTCTTCGCCGACGCCGAGGCGCTGTACTCCTACGAGGGCACGCGCGAGATGAACACGCTCATCGTCGGCCGGGCGATCACCGGCGAGGCCGCCTTCGTCTGA